In a genomic window of Coregonus clupeaformis isolate EN_2021a chromosome 27, ASM2061545v1, whole genome shotgun sequence:
- the nfrkb gene encoding nuclear factor related to kappa-B-binding protein isoform X1 gives MDVLDHMLTDPLDSGEGNDGCITEECMLGNCQVSLPEDLLEDPEIFFSVLSESTWSEVLTDDQRQHLRQLLPHFPEDNTTEQDSTISELFNKQNFCFGNPLHLAQKLFQDGHFNPEVVKYRQLCAKSQKKRQLNSLQQYYHKLLKQILVSRKELLELAVRSGPDIAVNRKYPTQTHGEVQEQRVRGRVCRILREVKTECGDSNASSDDDDTAYWQPTPQSPSSPTPTVSVRVLPSLSTQDMKTTDKPELGEKDMRAMLRRHREKRRRQPDHPDLMTSDIRLGDMMSRVNIGRKGSMMALFDLALPKRKMREERRKKKMRTIKVESEDPCEALMPSEAPAPSVNITAALPETPVTPLSSVKEEPMEEVQNSPVMVEEIAVSFFNLLENILRLDGLASTAMLEEKVQQWQTSPASSLNPWFSSASCWSEMVLPALHFLAGETKVGMLVLPSGFTPYVAFRENSQRWKWIGPSQDGEKDLSALCQLWVDSKDLVVVKTECEELTEMTSPTPRVSWTDFVVRPSTGDERHVFQVQEQQRYDQPHKAFTFRMHGFESVVGPVKGVFDKEMSLNKAREHTLLRSDRPAYVTILSLVRDAAARLPNGEGTRAEICELLKDSQFLAPDVTSAQVNTVVSGALDRLHYEKDPCVKYDIGRKLWIYLHRDRGQEEFERIHQAQAAAAKARKALQQKPKPASKPKSGSKEGGGKTPGGLEAGDVGGPMSPTPTTPTTSTPGTPKSPLATVATTPTKAGIQDSVKNSPGVLLVSPPPMPQLGTLLSSSQSGPQVSQPATSQHTARIVGHQSGSLSQVRVVSNQTAGGQQATLVHQTPHQIRVPVTMGTKGITQAVVSLPLRTQSAGSPIQVQASRGQTTLSVSGLTTAVTVAKPQTGSPGGPVHNPTSPTVRQGVTSQNIIKQVAITGQLGIKSQGRAGLPITATNLRIQGKDVLRLPPSSITTDSKGQTVLRITPDMMATLTKSPLTTVKLTPDMLGTATTKSISATLHMTPPHSTSSPASSSGEIRTSKASAGTTTTMLKTAGDTIRLMPTLAVTMAEQKTRTFSTVSSSDSKSGTTIRIMPGLGVIPQKQGQTITMTTTTGSKPVSTGAATVTIATSGLAGAKGVTVGSSASGSLTLGTATATVRQVPVTATVVSTQPGKLPARFTVPLSVLSQPLKSKSVMTTPILKGNLSTNISSLGRNIILTTMPAGTKLIAGNKPVSFVTAQQLQQLQQQGQATQVRIQTVTAQQRSAACSPKSVSTVVVTTSPSPKRTPDPPPPAQ, from the exons AAGTCCCAGAAAAAACGCCAGCTGAACTCGTTGCAGCAGTACTACCACAAACTCCTCAAACAGATCCTGGTCTCTAGAAAG GAACTACTGGAGTTGGCAGTCCGCAGTGGCCCTGACATTGCGGTGAACAGAAAGTATCCCACCCAGACACATGGTGAGGTGCAGGAACAGAGGGTCAGAGGAAGAGTGTGCCGGATACTGAGGGAAGTTAAAACTGAGTGTGGAGACAGCAATGCCTCATCTGACGATGATG ATACAGCCTATTGGCAGCCAACTCCTCAATCTCCTTCCTCTCCAACGCCCACAGTTTCTGTTAGGGTTCTGCCCAGTCTCTCCACCCAGGACATGAAGACCACCG ATAAGCCAGAGCTGGGAGAGAAGGACATGAGAGCCATGCTACGGAgacatagagagaagaggagacgacaACCG GACCATCCAGACTTGATGACTTCTGACATCCGCCTGGGTGACATGATGTCTAGAGTGAACATAGGTCGAAAAGGCTCCATGATGG CGCTGTTTGACCTGGCTCTGCCcaagaggaagatgagggaggagaggagaaagaagaagaTGAGGACAATTAAAGTGGAGTCTGAGGATCCCTGTGAGGCTCTGATGCCTTCAGAAGCCCCAGCCCCATCCGTTAACATCACAGCTGCTCTGCCTGAGACCCCAGTCACTCCACTGTCCAGTGTCAAAGAAGA GCCGATGGAGGAGGTGCAGAACAGCCCTGTCATGGTGGAGGAGATCGCTGTGAGCTTCTTCAACCTGCTGGAGAACATCCTGAGACTAGACGGCCTCGCCAGCACCGCCATG TTGGAGGAGAAGGTCCAACAGTGGCAGACATCTCCAGCTAGTTCCCTGAACCCCTGGTTCTCCTCGGCCTCCTGCTGGTCAGAGATGGTGCTGCCGGCCCTGCACTTCCTGGCTGGGGAGACTAAAG TCGGTATGTTGGTTCTTCCCAGTGGCTTCACTCCCTATGTGGCGTTCAGGGAAAACTCACAGCGATGGAAATGGATTG GTCCCAGtcaggatggagagaaggattTGAGTGCTCTGTGTCAGCTGTGGGTCGACTCCAAGGACTTGGTTGTGGTCAAG ACAGAATGTGAAGAACTAACAGAGATGACTTCTCCCACCCCTAGAGT CAGTTGGACTGACTTCGTGGTGCGGCCCAGCACGGGAGATGAGAGGCATGTTTTCCAAGTGCAG GAGCAGCAGCGGTATGACCAGCCGCACAAAGCCTTCACCTTCAGAATGCATGGCTTTGAGTCTGTGGTGGGGCCTGTTAAGGGGGTCTTTGACAAGGAGATGTCTCTCAACAAAGCCAGAGAACACACTCTGCTGCGCTCAGACCGCCCAGCTTATGTCACCATCCTCTCCCTGG tgCGGGACGCAGCAGCCCGGCTGCCCAACGGAGAGGGGACCAGAGCTGAGATCTGTGAGCTGCTCAAGGACTCTCAGTTCCTGGCACCAGATGTCACCAGTGCTCAG GTGAACACAGTTGTGAGTGGGGCTCTGGACAGGCTGCACTATGAGAAGGACCCCTGTGTGAAGTATGACATCGGCCGCAAGCTGTGGATCTATCTGCACCGCGACCGCGGTCAGGAGGAGTTTG AGAGGATTCACCAGGCTCAAGCTGCTGCTGCCAAGGCCAGAAAGGCTCTGCAGCAGAAACCTAAACCTGCGTCCAAGCCT AAGTCTGGAAGTAAGGAGGGGGGTGGTAAGACCCCTGGAGGCCTGGAAGCAGGTGATGTGGGGGGTCCCATGTCCCCAACTCCCACCACCCCCACTACCAGCACCCCTGGTACCCCCAAATCACCCCTCGCCACTGTAGCCACAACCCCCACCAAAGCTGGGATCCAAGATTCAGTCAAGAACAGTCCTGG TGTTCTACTGGTGTCTCCTCCACCCATGCCCCAGCTGGGGACCCTGTTGTCCAGCAGCCAGTCTGGCCCCCAGGTCTCTCAGCCAGCTACATCCCAGCACACAGCCAGGATAGTGGGCCACCAGTCAGGCTCTCTCTCACAGGTACGAGTGGTCTCTAACCAGACAGCAGGAGGACAGCAGGCCACGCTGGTGCACCAGACCCCTCATCAGATCAGAGTGCCGGTCACCATGGGAACCAAGGGCATCACACAG GCCGTGGTGTCATTACCACTGAGGACCCAGTCTGCTGGTAGCCCCATCCAGGTGCAGGCGTCCAGAGGGCAGACAACCCTGTCAGTGTCAGGCCTGACCACTGCTGTTACTGTAGCCAAACCTCAGACTGGCTCCCCTGGCGGCCCAGTACACAACCCTACCTCCCCCACTGTCCGACAGGGAGTCACCAGCCAGAACATCATCAAACAG GTGGCTATCACAGGCCAATTGGGCATAAAGTCTCAAGGTAGAGCGGGTCTTCCAATAACGGCTACCAATCTTCGCATCCAGGGCAAGGATGTGCTACGCCTGCCCCCCTCCTCCATCACCACAGACTCTAAAGGACAGACGGTGCTGCGAATCACTCCTGACATGATGGCCACCCTAACCAAGTCCCCCCTCACCACCGTCAAACTCACCCCCGACATGTTAGGCACTGCCACTACCAAGAGCATATCTGCTACTCTCCATATGACCCCACCCCACTCCACCTCCAGCCCAGCCTCCTCCTCGGGTGAAATCCGGACCAGCAAGGCCTCCGctggcaccaccaccaccatgttgAAGACTGCAGGGGACACTATCCGCCTGATGCCCACCCTAGCAGTCACTATGGCTGAGCAGAAGACCAGAACCTTCTCCACCGTCTCCTCGTCTGACTCGAAGAGTGGCACCACCATACGGATCATGCCCGGCCTCGGGGTCATCCCACAGAAACAGGGCCAAACCATCACCATGACAACCACCACTGGCAGCAAACCAGTCTCCACTGGAGCTGCCACTGTCACCATAGCCACCAGCGGACTGGCCGGAGCTAAAGGGGTGACGGTAGGCTCTTCTGCCTCAGGTTCTCTGACTCTGGGAACAGCCACAGCTACTGTCCGCCAGGTCCCCGTCACAGCCACAGTGGTGTCCACACAACCA GGGAAGTTACCAGCTCGGTTCACAGTGCCTCTGTCTGTCCTCAGCCAACCACTGAAAAGCAAGAGTGTGATGACCACGCCCATACTGAAAGGAAACCTCAGTACCAA TATCAGCAGCCTGGGAAGGAACATCATCCTCACCACCATGCCTGCAGGCACCAAGCTGATAGCTGGGAACAAGCCAGTCAGCTTTGTCACGGCTCAACAGTTACAGCAGCTGCAGCAGCAGGGACAGGCCACACAG GTGCGTATCCAGACGGTGACAGCCCAGCAGCGCTCTGCAGCATGCTCCCCCAAGTCAGTGTCCACTGTGGTAGTCACCACCTCACCCTCACCCAAACGGACCCCGGACCCACCACCACCAGCACAGTGA
- the nfrkb gene encoding nuclear factor related to kappa-B-binding protein isoform X3, which yields MDVLDHMLTDPLDSGEGNDGCITEECMLGNCQVSLPEDLLEDPEIFFSVLSESTWSEVLTDDQRQHLRQLLPHFPEDNTTEQDSTISELFNKQNFCFGNPLHLAQKLFQDGHFNPEVVKYRQLCAKSQKKRQLNSLQQYYHKLLKQILVSRKELLELAVRSGPDIAVNRKYPTQTHGEVQEQRVRGRVCRILREVKTECGDSNASSDDDDTAYWQPTPQSPSSPTPTVSVRVLPSLSTQDMKTTDKPELGEKDMRAMLRRHREKRRRQPDHPDLMTSDIRLGDMMSRVNIGRKGSMMALFDLALPKRKMREERRKKKMRTIKVESEDPCEALMPSEAPAPSVNITAALPETPVTPLSSVKEEPMEEVQNSPVMVEEIAVSFFNLLENILRLDGLASTAMLEEKVQQWQTSPASSLNPWFSSASCWSEMVLPALHFLAGETKVGMLVLPSGFTPYVAFRENSQRWKWIGPSQDGEKDLSALCQLWVDSKDLVVVKTECEELTEMTSPTPRVSWTDFVVRPSTGDERHVFQVQEQQRYDQPHKAFTFRMHGFESVVGPVKGVFDKEMSLNKAREHTLLRSDRPAYVTILSLVRDAAARLPNGEGTRAEICELLKDSQFLAPDVTSAQVNTVVSGALDRLHYEKDPCVKYDIGRKLWIYLHRDRGQEEFERIHQAQAAAAKARKALQQKPKPASKPSGSKEGGGKTPGGLEAGDVGGPMSPTPTTPTTSTPGTPKSPLATVATTPTKAGIQDSVKNSPGVLLVSPPPMPQLGTLLSSSQSGPQVSQPATSQHTARIVGHQSGSLSQVRVVSNQTAGGQQATLVHQTPHQIRVPVTMGTKGITQAVVSLPLRTQSAGSPIQVQASRGQTTLSVSGLTTAVTVAKPQTGSPGGPVHNPTSPTVRQGVTSQNIIKQVAITGQLGIKSQGRAGLPITATNLRIQGKDVLRLPPSSITTDSKGQTVLRITPDMMATLTKSPLTTVKLTPDMLGTATTKSISATLHMTPPHSTSSPASSSGEIRTSKASAGTTTTMLKTAGDTIRLMPTLAVTMAEQKTRTFSTVSSSDSKSGTTIRIMPGLGVIPQKQGQTITMTTTTGSKPVSTGAATVTIATSGLAGAKGVTVGSSASGSLTLGTATATVRQVPVTATVVSTQPGKLPARFTVPLSVLSQPLKSKSVMTTPILKGNLSTNISSLGRNIILTTMPAGTKLIAGNKPVSFVTAQQLQQLQQQGQATQVRIQTVTAQQRSAACSPKSVSTVVVTTSPSPKRTPDPPPPAQ from the exons AAGTCCCAGAAAAAACGCCAGCTGAACTCGTTGCAGCAGTACTACCACAAACTCCTCAAACAGATCCTGGTCTCTAGAAAG GAACTACTGGAGTTGGCAGTCCGCAGTGGCCCTGACATTGCGGTGAACAGAAAGTATCCCACCCAGACACATGGTGAGGTGCAGGAACAGAGGGTCAGAGGAAGAGTGTGCCGGATACTGAGGGAAGTTAAAACTGAGTGTGGAGACAGCAATGCCTCATCTGACGATGATG ATACAGCCTATTGGCAGCCAACTCCTCAATCTCCTTCCTCTCCAACGCCCACAGTTTCTGTTAGGGTTCTGCCCAGTCTCTCCACCCAGGACATGAAGACCACCG ATAAGCCAGAGCTGGGAGAGAAGGACATGAGAGCCATGCTACGGAgacatagagagaagaggagacgacaACCG GACCATCCAGACTTGATGACTTCTGACATCCGCCTGGGTGACATGATGTCTAGAGTGAACATAGGTCGAAAAGGCTCCATGATGG CGCTGTTTGACCTGGCTCTGCCcaagaggaagatgagggaggagaggagaaagaagaagaTGAGGACAATTAAAGTGGAGTCTGAGGATCCCTGTGAGGCTCTGATGCCTTCAGAAGCCCCAGCCCCATCCGTTAACATCACAGCTGCTCTGCCTGAGACCCCAGTCACTCCACTGTCCAGTGTCAAAGAAGA GCCGATGGAGGAGGTGCAGAACAGCCCTGTCATGGTGGAGGAGATCGCTGTGAGCTTCTTCAACCTGCTGGAGAACATCCTGAGACTAGACGGCCTCGCCAGCACCGCCATG TTGGAGGAGAAGGTCCAACAGTGGCAGACATCTCCAGCTAGTTCCCTGAACCCCTGGTTCTCCTCGGCCTCCTGCTGGTCAGAGATGGTGCTGCCGGCCCTGCACTTCCTGGCTGGGGAGACTAAAG TCGGTATGTTGGTTCTTCCCAGTGGCTTCACTCCCTATGTGGCGTTCAGGGAAAACTCACAGCGATGGAAATGGATTG GTCCCAGtcaggatggagagaaggattTGAGTGCTCTGTGTCAGCTGTGGGTCGACTCCAAGGACTTGGTTGTGGTCAAG ACAGAATGTGAAGAACTAACAGAGATGACTTCTCCCACCCCTAGAGT CAGTTGGACTGACTTCGTGGTGCGGCCCAGCACGGGAGATGAGAGGCATGTTTTCCAAGTGCAG GAGCAGCAGCGGTATGACCAGCCGCACAAAGCCTTCACCTTCAGAATGCATGGCTTTGAGTCTGTGGTGGGGCCTGTTAAGGGGGTCTTTGACAAGGAGATGTCTCTCAACAAAGCCAGAGAACACACTCTGCTGCGCTCAGACCGCCCAGCTTATGTCACCATCCTCTCCCTGG tgCGGGACGCAGCAGCCCGGCTGCCCAACGGAGAGGGGACCAGAGCTGAGATCTGTGAGCTGCTCAAGGACTCTCAGTTCCTGGCACCAGATGTCACCAGTGCTCAG GTGAACACAGTTGTGAGTGGGGCTCTGGACAGGCTGCACTATGAGAAGGACCCCTGTGTGAAGTATGACATCGGCCGCAAGCTGTGGATCTATCTGCACCGCGACCGCGGTCAGGAGGAGTTTG AGAGGATTCACCAGGCTCAAGCTGCTGCTGCCAAGGCCAGAAAGGCTCTGCAGCAGAAACCTAAACCTGCGTCCAAGCCT TCTGGAAGTAAGGAGGGGGGTGGTAAGACCCCTGGAGGCCTGGAAGCAGGTGATGTGGGGGGTCCCATGTCCCCAACTCCCACCACCCCCACTACCAGCACCCCTGGTACCCCCAAATCACCCCTCGCCACTGTAGCCACAACCCCCACCAAAGCTGGGATCCAAGATTCAGTCAAGAACAGTCCTGG TGTTCTACTGGTGTCTCCTCCACCCATGCCCCAGCTGGGGACCCTGTTGTCCAGCAGCCAGTCTGGCCCCCAGGTCTCTCAGCCAGCTACATCCCAGCACACAGCCAGGATAGTGGGCCACCAGTCAGGCTCTCTCTCACAGGTACGAGTGGTCTCTAACCAGACAGCAGGAGGACAGCAGGCCACGCTGGTGCACCAGACCCCTCATCAGATCAGAGTGCCGGTCACCATGGGAACCAAGGGCATCACACAG GCCGTGGTGTCATTACCACTGAGGACCCAGTCTGCTGGTAGCCCCATCCAGGTGCAGGCGTCCAGAGGGCAGACAACCCTGTCAGTGTCAGGCCTGACCACTGCTGTTACTGTAGCCAAACCTCAGACTGGCTCCCCTGGCGGCCCAGTACACAACCCTACCTCCCCCACTGTCCGACAGGGAGTCACCAGCCAGAACATCATCAAACAG GTGGCTATCACAGGCCAATTGGGCATAAAGTCTCAAGGTAGAGCGGGTCTTCCAATAACGGCTACCAATCTTCGCATCCAGGGCAAGGATGTGCTACGCCTGCCCCCCTCCTCCATCACCACAGACTCTAAAGGACAGACGGTGCTGCGAATCACTCCTGACATGATGGCCACCCTAACCAAGTCCCCCCTCACCACCGTCAAACTCACCCCCGACATGTTAGGCACTGCCACTACCAAGAGCATATCTGCTACTCTCCATATGACCCCACCCCACTCCACCTCCAGCCCAGCCTCCTCCTCGGGTGAAATCCGGACCAGCAAGGCCTCCGctggcaccaccaccaccatgttgAAGACTGCAGGGGACACTATCCGCCTGATGCCCACCCTAGCAGTCACTATGGCTGAGCAGAAGACCAGAACCTTCTCCACCGTCTCCTCGTCTGACTCGAAGAGTGGCACCACCATACGGATCATGCCCGGCCTCGGGGTCATCCCACAGAAACAGGGCCAAACCATCACCATGACAACCACCACTGGCAGCAAACCAGTCTCCACTGGAGCTGCCACTGTCACCATAGCCACCAGCGGACTGGCCGGAGCTAAAGGGGTGACGGTAGGCTCTTCTGCCTCAGGTTCTCTGACTCTGGGAACAGCCACAGCTACTGTCCGCCAGGTCCCCGTCACAGCCACAGTGGTGTCCACACAACCA GGGAAGTTACCAGCTCGGTTCACAGTGCCTCTGTCTGTCCTCAGCCAACCACTGAAAAGCAAGAGTGTGATGACCACGCCCATACTGAAAGGAAACCTCAGTACCAA TATCAGCAGCCTGGGAAGGAACATCATCCTCACCACCATGCCTGCAGGCACCAAGCTGATAGCTGGGAACAAGCCAGTCAGCTTTGTCACGGCTCAACAGTTACAGCAGCTGCAGCAGCAGGGACAGGCCACACAG GTGCGTATCCAGACGGTGACAGCCCAGCAGCGCTCTGCAGCATGCTCCCCCAAGTCAGTGTCCACTGTGGTAGTCACCACCTCACCCTCACCCAAACGGACCCCGGACCCACCACCACCAGCACAGTGA
- the nfrkb gene encoding nuclear factor related to kappa-B-binding protein isoform X2 encodes MDVLDHMLTDPLDSGEGNDGCITEECMLGNCQVSLPEDLLEDPEIFFSVLSESTWSEVLTDDQRQHLRQLLPHFPEDNTTEQDSTISELFNKQNFCFGNPLHLAQKLFQDGHFNPEVVKYRQLCAKSQKKRQLNSLQQYYHKLLKQILVSRKELLELAVRSGPDIAVNRKYPTQTHGEVQEQRVRGRVCRILREVKTECGDSNASSDDDDTAYWQPTPQSPSSPTPTVSVRVLPSLSTQDMKTTDKPELGEKDMRAMLRRHREKRRRQPDHPDLMTSDIRLGDMMSRVNIGRKGSMMALFDLALPKRKMREERRKKKMRTIKVESEDPCEALMPSEAPAPSVNITAALPETPVTPLSSVKEEPMEEVQNSPVMVEEIAVSFFNLLENILRLDGLASTAMLEEKVQQWQTSPASSLNPWFSSASCWSEMVLPALHFLAGETKVGMLVLPSGFTPYVAFRENSQRWKWIGPSQDGEKDLSALCQLWVDSKDLVVVKTECEELTEMTSPTPRVWTDFVVRPSTGDERHVFQVQEQQRYDQPHKAFTFRMHGFESVVGPVKGVFDKEMSLNKAREHTLLRSDRPAYVTILSLVRDAAARLPNGEGTRAEICELLKDSQFLAPDVTSAQVNTVVSGALDRLHYEKDPCVKYDIGRKLWIYLHRDRGQEEFERIHQAQAAAAKARKALQQKPKPASKPKSGSKEGGGKTPGGLEAGDVGGPMSPTPTTPTTSTPGTPKSPLATVATTPTKAGIQDSVKNSPGVLLVSPPPMPQLGTLLSSSQSGPQVSQPATSQHTARIVGHQSGSLSQVRVVSNQTAGGQQATLVHQTPHQIRVPVTMGTKGITQAVVSLPLRTQSAGSPIQVQASRGQTTLSVSGLTTAVTVAKPQTGSPGGPVHNPTSPTVRQGVTSQNIIKQVAITGQLGIKSQGRAGLPITATNLRIQGKDVLRLPPSSITTDSKGQTVLRITPDMMATLTKSPLTTVKLTPDMLGTATTKSISATLHMTPPHSTSSPASSSGEIRTSKASAGTTTTMLKTAGDTIRLMPTLAVTMAEQKTRTFSTVSSSDSKSGTTIRIMPGLGVIPQKQGQTITMTTTTGSKPVSTGAATVTIATSGLAGAKGVTVGSSASGSLTLGTATATVRQVPVTATVVSTQPGKLPARFTVPLSVLSQPLKSKSVMTTPILKGNLSTNISSLGRNIILTTMPAGTKLIAGNKPVSFVTAQQLQQLQQQGQATQVRIQTVTAQQRSAACSPKSVSTVVVTTSPSPKRTPDPPPPAQ; translated from the exons AAGTCCCAGAAAAAACGCCAGCTGAACTCGTTGCAGCAGTACTACCACAAACTCCTCAAACAGATCCTGGTCTCTAGAAAG GAACTACTGGAGTTGGCAGTCCGCAGTGGCCCTGACATTGCGGTGAACAGAAAGTATCCCACCCAGACACATGGTGAGGTGCAGGAACAGAGGGTCAGAGGAAGAGTGTGCCGGATACTGAGGGAAGTTAAAACTGAGTGTGGAGACAGCAATGCCTCATCTGACGATGATG ATACAGCCTATTGGCAGCCAACTCCTCAATCTCCTTCCTCTCCAACGCCCACAGTTTCTGTTAGGGTTCTGCCCAGTCTCTCCACCCAGGACATGAAGACCACCG ATAAGCCAGAGCTGGGAGAGAAGGACATGAGAGCCATGCTACGGAgacatagagagaagaggagacgacaACCG GACCATCCAGACTTGATGACTTCTGACATCCGCCTGGGTGACATGATGTCTAGAGTGAACATAGGTCGAAAAGGCTCCATGATGG CGCTGTTTGACCTGGCTCTGCCcaagaggaagatgagggaggagaggagaaagaagaagaTGAGGACAATTAAAGTGGAGTCTGAGGATCCCTGTGAGGCTCTGATGCCTTCAGAAGCCCCAGCCCCATCCGTTAACATCACAGCTGCTCTGCCTGAGACCCCAGTCACTCCACTGTCCAGTGTCAAAGAAGA GCCGATGGAGGAGGTGCAGAACAGCCCTGTCATGGTGGAGGAGATCGCTGTGAGCTTCTTCAACCTGCTGGAGAACATCCTGAGACTAGACGGCCTCGCCAGCACCGCCATG TTGGAGGAGAAGGTCCAACAGTGGCAGACATCTCCAGCTAGTTCCCTGAACCCCTGGTTCTCCTCGGCCTCCTGCTGGTCAGAGATGGTGCTGCCGGCCCTGCACTTCCTGGCTGGGGAGACTAAAG TCGGTATGTTGGTTCTTCCCAGTGGCTTCACTCCCTATGTGGCGTTCAGGGAAAACTCACAGCGATGGAAATGGATTG GTCCCAGtcaggatggagagaaggattTGAGTGCTCTGTGTCAGCTGTGGGTCGACTCCAAGGACTTGGTTGTGGTCAAG ACAGAATGTGAAGAACTAACAGAGATGACTTCTCCCACCCCTAGAGT TTGGACTGACTTCGTGGTGCGGCCCAGCACGGGAGATGAGAGGCATGTTTTCCAAGTGCAG GAGCAGCAGCGGTATGACCAGCCGCACAAAGCCTTCACCTTCAGAATGCATGGCTTTGAGTCTGTGGTGGGGCCTGTTAAGGGGGTCTTTGACAAGGAGATGTCTCTCAACAAAGCCAGAGAACACACTCTGCTGCGCTCAGACCGCCCAGCTTATGTCACCATCCTCTCCCTGG tgCGGGACGCAGCAGCCCGGCTGCCCAACGGAGAGGGGACCAGAGCTGAGATCTGTGAGCTGCTCAAGGACTCTCAGTTCCTGGCACCAGATGTCACCAGTGCTCAG GTGAACACAGTTGTGAGTGGGGCTCTGGACAGGCTGCACTATGAGAAGGACCCCTGTGTGAAGTATGACATCGGCCGCAAGCTGTGGATCTATCTGCACCGCGACCGCGGTCAGGAGGAGTTTG AGAGGATTCACCAGGCTCAAGCTGCTGCTGCCAAGGCCAGAAAGGCTCTGCAGCAGAAACCTAAACCTGCGTCCAAGCCT AAGTCTGGAAGTAAGGAGGGGGGTGGTAAGACCCCTGGAGGCCTGGAAGCAGGTGATGTGGGGGGTCCCATGTCCCCAACTCCCACCACCCCCACTACCAGCACCCCTGGTACCCCCAAATCACCCCTCGCCACTGTAGCCACAACCCCCACCAAAGCTGGGATCCAAGATTCAGTCAAGAACAGTCCTGG TGTTCTACTGGTGTCTCCTCCACCCATGCCCCAGCTGGGGACCCTGTTGTCCAGCAGCCAGTCTGGCCCCCAGGTCTCTCAGCCAGCTACATCCCAGCACACAGCCAGGATAGTGGGCCACCAGTCAGGCTCTCTCTCACAGGTACGAGTGGTCTCTAACCAGACAGCAGGAGGACAGCAGGCCACGCTGGTGCACCAGACCCCTCATCAGATCAGAGTGCCGGTCACCATGGGAACCAAGGGCATCACACAG GCCGTGGTGTCATTACCACTGAGGACCCAGTCTGCTGGTAGCCCCATCCAGGTGCAGGCGTCCAGAGGGCAGACAACCCTGTCAGTGTCAGGCCTGACCACTGCTGTTACTGTAGCCAAACCTCAGACTGGCTCCCCTGGCGGCCCAGTACACAACCCTACCTCCCCCACTGTCCGACAGGGAGTCACCAGCCAGAACATCATCAAACAG GTGGCTATCACAGGCCAATTGGGCATAAAGTCTCAAGGTAGAGCGGGTCTTCCAATAACGGCTACCAATCTTCGCATCCAGGGCAAGGATGTGCTACGCCTGCCCCCCTCCTCCATCACCACAGACTCTAAAGGACAGACGGTGCTGCGAATCACTCCTGACATGATGGCCACCCTAACCAAGTCCCCCCTCACCACCGTCAAACTCACCCCCGACATGTTAGGCACTGCCACTACCAAGAGCATATCTGCTACTCTCCATATGACCCCACCCCACTCCACCTCCAGCCCAGCCTCCTCCTCGGGTGAAATCCGGACCAGCAAGGCCTCCGctggcaccaccaccaccatgttgAAGACTGCAGGGGACACTATCCGCCTGATGCCCACCCTAGCAGTCACTATGGCTGAGCAGAAGACCAGAACCTTCTCCACCGTCTCCTCGTCTGACTCGAAGAGTGGCACCACCATACGGATCATGCCCGGCCTCGGGGTCATCCCACAGAAACAGGGCCAAACCATCACCATGACAACCACCACTGGCAGCAAACCAGTCTCCACTGGAGCTGCCACTGTCACCATAGCCACCAGCGGACTGGCCGGAGCTAAAGGGGTGACGGTAGGCTCTTCTGCCTCAGGTTCTCTGACTCTGGGAACAGCCACAGCTACTGTCCGCCAGGTCCCCGTCACAGCCACAGTGGTGTCCACACAACCA GGGAAGTTACCAGCTCGGTTCACAGTGCCTCTGTCTGTCCTCAGCCAACCACTGAAAAGCAAGAGTGTGATGACCACGCCCATACTGAAAGGAAACCTCAGTACCAA TATCAGCAGCCTGGGAAGGAACATCATCCTCACCACCATGCCTGCAGGCACCAAGCTGATAGCTGGGAACAAGCCAGTCAGCTTTGTCACGGCTCAACAGTTACAGCAGCTGCAGCAGCAGGGACAGGCCACACAG GTGCGTATCCAGACGGTGACAGCCCAGCAGCGCTCTGCAGCATGCTCCCCCAAGTCAGTGTCCACTGTGGTAGTCACCACCTCACCCTCACCCAAACGGACCCCGGACCCACCACCACCAGCACAGTGA